AGGCACGACCGTAATCGGAAAATATCTGCTGAACCACAGCTTCATGATGCCGGGACTTATCTGTGTGACCGTATCCACCATCATCGGCTACCTTATCACCAACGTGATCTTCCCGGGCTATTTCGCCAGTTTCATAATGTAGCCTAACGGCCCATGAATTTGCTTTCGAGATAAGAATTGAAAGCGTCCTTATAGAGGTCTCCAATCGGAATCGAAACGTCAGGACTGACGAAAACCTTTCCTTTGGAGACTTCTCTTATCTTGGAGAGATTCAGTATATAAGACTTATGGATACGCATGAACCTGTCCGCAGGCAGACGATCCTCCAGTTTCTTCAGGCTAAGCAGCACGACTACCGGCTCTTCCTCGCCTTCGACAAAAATCTTAAGATATTCGCTCATTCCCTCGACATATACGATCTTGTCTATATTGACCCTTACTATCTTGTAATCAGTCTTGAAGAAAAGCGAATTGTCCGCATCCGGCGAAGATACAGCCGCAGCATTTATTTCGTAATTGGCCTTGACTCTTTCTGCTGCCCTGCGGAAATCATCAAAGCTGAAAGGCTTCAGGAGATAATCCACGGCATCGACCTTATAGCCTTCAACGGCATACTCAGAATATGCGGTGGTGAAGACAACCATAGGCGCCGGAGTAAGCGACTTGACGAAATCCATACCCGACCGGTCAGGCATGTTTATATCGACAAACATGGCATCGACGCTTTCCTTGTCGAGGATAGCGGCGGCCTCGGCCGCACTCCTGCATGAGCCGACAAGGTCCAGATAAGGGATCTTCGAAATATAGGAAACAACCTGTTTGAGAGCCAGCGGCTCATCATCTATTGCCAGACAACGTATCATAGTCATTGGAAGGGATTATAACAAGGACCTCATAAATATCGGGAGTCTCGTCGACATGGAGAGTATATTTCTCACCGTAGATAAGCTCCAGACGCTGCCGTACATTTGCAAGCCCTATGCCTTTGATGCCGTCAGGGTTGTCATTGTTACGGCTGTTAATGCACTTGAATATGATTTTTCCGTTTTCGACGGACATTCTTACATTGATGAAAGACTCCTTGGCATAGCTGACCCCATGCTTGAAAGCATTCTCGACAAAGGTCGCGAACATCAGAGGCGGCACTTCGGCCCCGGTATCCCCATCCGGGAGGGACAACTCCACGGCAATCGACTCCGAATAACGGATCTTCATAAGGGAAACATAATGCCGAAGAAACTCGACTTCCTTCGTCAGAGGGATGGTCGGCTTGTTCCCCTCGTAAAGAACATATCGCATGAGCCTTGAAAGCTCCACCAGGCTGAGCTTGGCCTGTTCCGGATCTATGTCGACCAGAGCATGGATATTGTTCAGCGTATTCATGAAGAAATGCGGGCTGATCTGGTAGCGCAGATATGCGATCTGATGCTCCAGGTTCTCCTTTTCGAGCATCCTCAGTCTCGTGGCATCCGAGGCTGCCTGGAAATAGACTTTCGAGCCCAGATTGGCGGCCAGAAGCAACACCGCGATCACGATTTTCATGACGAACGGATCCGGGGCGTTAGGACTTTGAGGTATCGGAGGCAGAGGCGCACGGAGACGGGCCGCATAATGGACAAGAGCGAAGCCGCAGACCAGAATGAGACTGAGAAGAAGGTAGAGTGTCTTGTGCCCTTTCATGAAAAAGAGTCTCGATATGAAGAGATCATGGACCAGAAACAGTACCAGGTAGGATATGATCGACAGCAGGACCGGCCAGAAATCTGAAAGAAGCAATGGCGGGAGTACCAGTGCCAACATCCAGAGTATGATATAGATGACATACTCGGTTCTGTTTTCCTTATGAATCATTGGCATTCCCTGCTCCAAATATCATTCCGTCTTTTATTTTTTTTAAAATTATCTTAACTTTGGGGTGAACATAATTAAAGATAACTATGGAATACAGGTGTTTAAGCGCTGCCGAGACCGCAGCGCTGGAAAAAAACGGGTGCCGCTGCGAAGACTGGACCAAGGTCAGAGCGGCATGGGGGAAAGACTCCTATACCGACTATATCTCAGAAACGGAATTCTCCGGAGATATCAATCTCGGACGCTTTGACAAGACAATCACCCTCCCCGGAGGGCTGGAAAGGCACAGCCGGATCAGCAAAGCCTGCCTGCACAATGTCACCATCGGAGACAACTGCATCGTCAACAACATCGGCGAATATCTCGCCAACTACAGCATCGGAGACAACTGCATCATCGAAAACGTCGACCTCTTGACAGTGGACGGCAGATGCACCTTCGGCAACGGAGTCGAAGTATCGGTCCTCAACGAGACCGGCGGCCGGGAAGTCGCCATCTCCGACAAGCTCAGCGCCCACACGGCCTATGTTATGGCCATGTACAGGCACCGCTCGACCCTTCACGACCGGCTCGAAGAAATCACCCGCAACTACGCCGAGAAACATGCCTCGGAGATCGGTACTATCGGCAACGACGTGACGATCCGCAACTGCGGCAGCATCATCGGAGTCCGCATCGGCGACTGCGCCCGCCTGGAGGGAGTCCGCAAGCTCAGCAACGGCAGCATCAACAGCAACGCAAGCGATCCTGTCCATGTCGGCAGCGGAGTCATCGCTTCCGATTTCATAATCTCGAGCGGGGCTCATGTAGAAGACAACGCAATGCTTGACCGCTGTTTCGTCGGCCAGGCCTGTCGTCTGGGCCATGGCTACTCCGCCTCCGATTCGCTGTTCTTCAGCAACTGTCAGGGCGAGAACGGAGAGGCCTGCGCAATCTTCGCCGGTCCTTTCACCGTCACTCACCACAAATCGACCCTGCTCATCGCCGGAATGTTCTCGTTCATGAACGCAGGCTCCGGCTCGAACCAGAGCAACCATATGTACAAACTCGGTCCGATCCATCAGGGAACCCTCGAAAGAGGAGCCAAGACTACTTCGGACTCATATATACTCTGGCCGTCCAGAGTCGGGGCTTTCTCCCTCGTCATGGGCCGCCACGTCACCAACTCCGACACCAGTAACCTTCCGTTCTCTTATCTCATAGAGAAGAACAACACAACCTTCCTTGTCCCGGGAGTCAACCTCAGGAGCGTGGGTACGATCCGCGACGCCCAGAAGTGGCCTAAGCGTGACGCCCGCAAGGACCCGTGCAAGCTGGATTTCATCAACTACAACCTGCTCAGCCCTTATACCATCCAGAAGATGTTCAAGGGCCTCAAGACTTTGAGGAACCTGGTCTATGCATCCGGAGAGCTTACCGACGTCTATTCCTTCCACAGCACCAAGATCGCCAACAAGGCTCTTCGCAAGGGTATAGGTTTCTACGAGACCGGAATAAAGAAATTCCTCGGCAACTCCCTCATCAAGAGACTCGAGAACCTTCCGGCAGGGGCTTCGGATGCGGAAATCCAGGCAATGCTCAAGCCTGACACCGAGATTGGCCACGGCTACTGGGTGGACATCAGCGGCCTCATCGCCCCGAAATCCGAGATCGACAATCTTCTCGACAGGATAGAGAACAATGAAATCAACACTCTCAAGGACATAAACGCCGAGTTCGGGAAAATCCATTCGAACTACTACACATACGAATGGACATGGGCCTACGACAAGATCCAGGAGTTCTTCGGCATAGACCCTGCCAAGATGACTGCAGAGCAGGCCACCATGATCGTGGAGCAGTGGAAAGAGTCAGTGATCGGCCTCGACCGCATGGTATATGAAGACGCAAAGAAGGAGTTCTCACTCGCTTCCATGACCGGCTTCGGAGTCGACGGACACAAGGAGGAGAAGGAACAGGACTTCGAGCAGGTGCGCGGAGACTTCGAGAGCAACACCTTCGTCACCGCGGTCCTCGACCATATACAGAAAAAGACCGCCCTTGGGGACGATCTTATCTCTAGACTAAACAGATAATTCTTAGAATCTGTACCTTACCGAGAAGCACGGAGACAGCATAAACGGTTCCGAGCAGAAGTTAAGGTATGGACGTACATCGACGGAAAGCTGGAGAGGGAACTTGAATGTATATTCCAGTCCTGCCTGACCTACTATTCCGAAACGTACTTTGGAGTTGTTATCATCGTTCAGGAAGGTACCGACAGTTCCGCCGGCTCCAAGATAGAAACCCCATTCGCCTTCTTCAGTCCATTCCGGCTGGACAATCATCCAGTTGTGAAGGGCTGAGAGGTCGAATAATGCATTCGATTCAGAATAAAAAGCACCCAAATCGAGTTCAACGAAGTTTTCCGCTTTAGCGTAGTGCTGATAGCTGATCTGGCAAAGTCCTCCATCGAGGATACCTCCGCGGAGACCGATAGCGCGAGGCTGAGCTGCTGCTACGGCAGTAAATCCGAGAAGGATAGCCAATACAATAATTGTCTTTTTCATTATCATTTAGTTTTAATACGAGGTATTGCTCCGCAAAAACTATGCTATTCCGGAGAAGCCCATGAATGCCATCGCAAGGATGCCGACTGTCACCAGAGCGATAGGCACGCCCTTGAATGCCTTAGGCACGCTGTTAAGCGCAAGATGCTCTCTCAGACCAGAGAACAGGACCATTGCAAGGCCATATCCGAGGGATGTGGCGAAAGCATAGAGGACTGCCTCTCCGAGACCGAGCATATGCGACGGCTGGCCGAAGGTGAACTCCTTGGTCACCACGTTGATGGCTACGCCGAGCACGGCGCAGTTGGTGGTGATAAGCGGGAGGAAGATACCGAGGGCCTGATAGAGGGACGGGCTCATCTTCTTGAGCACGATCTCCACCATCTGCACGAGAGCCGCGATCACGAGGATAAAGGCGATGGTCTGGAGGAATTCCAGGCCGAAGGATACCAGCAGATACTTATTGATCAGGTAGGTAACCAGAGTTGCCAGGGTAATCACGAAACATACGGCGGCTGACATGCCGGTAGCTGTCGAGAGCTTGTTGGAAACTCCGAGGAACGGGCAGATTCCGAGGAACTGCGACAGTACTATATTGTTGACGAATATCGCCGAAACTATGATCAGTAAAATTTCCATAACTCTTATTTCTTGGCTACATACTTATTGAACAGAACCATCAGATAGCCGAGGCAAAGGAAAGCGCCCGGAGCCATCACGAAAGCGAGCATTCCGTCGCCGGTGCCCGGAATCTTCCAGCCGAAGACCGAGAGGCCTCCGAGGATTTCGCGGACAGCGCCGAGTACGGTAAGAGAGCAGGTGAAACCCAGGCCGACGCCAAGGCCGTCAAGCGCGGAGTCAAACACTCCATTCTTGTTGGCGAATGCCTCTGCACGACCAAGGACGATACAGTTCACGACGATAAGCGGGATGAACAGACCGAGAGTCGCATAGATGCCCGGCACGAAAGCCTGCATCAGGAACTGGAGCACTGTAACGAATGTAGCGATGACCACGATGTAGACCGGGATATGTACCTTGTCAGGCACTACCGGAGCGATAGCGGAGATCGCCATATTTGAAAGGACAAGCACGAAAAGGGTGGCAAGTCCCATGCTGAGGCCATTTATGGCTGAAGTGGTAGTAGCCAGCGTAGGGCACATACCGAGCAGAAGGACGAAAGTAGGGTTGTCCTTTACAAGGCCTTTAGTTATAAGCTGTAACTTTGTCATTATCTTTCCTCCTCCATTAATGATTTGACTGCATTCAGCGCATTCTCCACTGCAAGAGTGTAAGCCTTGGAGGTGATTGTGGAAGCGGTTATGGCGTCCACGTCACCCTGCTGGGACTTCACCTTGAGTATCTTCTCGGAAGGATTGAAGCCCTTCCACTGAGCCATGAAATGCTCGTCGGAAGTACACTTGGCACCGAGGCCCGGGGTCTCGGTATGGGCAAGCACTGAAGTATTGTAGATAACTCCGTCAGCGGTAATTCCCACCATGAGGGTGAGAGGGCCGCCGAAGCCTACGGTAGTCGATTTTACTGCGTATGCGATGGTTTCGCCGTCGGCACTGAGAGTATAATACTCTGAAGGCTGTCCGCCGACCTCTATCGATTTAGCCTCGGAAAGTTCGCCTCCCTCAGGGAGTACGGCTCCGACAGCCTCTTTGAGAAGCTTGGCGTTGGTCTCGTCGATAGGGGCCTTGGTGATGGCATAGACACCGGCGAGGATAGCTGCACAGACGAGACATACGCCCGTGAGGCAGAGAACCATGTTCTTGAGATTAGATTGTACTGCCATAGCTATGCCCTCCCGTATTTTTTCTGGTGGAACCACATGTTGAGAAGCGGCACGGTCGCATTCATGATAAGAATGGCGAATGACATTCCCTCAGGATATGAACCGAAGTATCTTATCATCATCGTGATGAAGCCGATACCGATACCGAAGACGATACCGCCCTTGATGCTCATAGGAGAGGTCACATAGTCAGTTGCCATATAGCATGAACCCAGAATCATACCACCGGTGAGGAGGTTGAAGACAGGGTCTGTGAAACGCTCGGGAGCAGCAAGCCAGAAGATCAGGGAAACCAGGGCGACTGTAGCCCAGATGCTGAGGGTGATGTGCGGTCTGATCACCTTGCGGACGAGCAGATAGACAAAACCGATCAGAAGAGCTATAGCCGAGATCTCTCCGGCTGAGCCGCCGATGCTTGAGAACAGCATCTGGCCATAGTTGAATCCATGTTCAGACATTATGGTGCTGAGCGAATCTCCATTGAGAAGACCTTCCTTGACTACGCCGAGAGGAGTTGCGCCAGATACGGCGTCAGCTCCGAAGAGTCCCTTCGGGGCCTCCCAGTGGGTCATATAGGTAGGGAAAGAGACCAGCAGGAACACACGGCCGGTGAGAGCCGGGTTGAACACATTCTGGCCGAGACCTCCGAAGGTCATCTTGGCTACGCCGATGGAAACGACGGCTCCGATGAATACTACCCACCAAGGTGTGGTGGAAGGGAGGTTGAGCGCGAGAAGCACGCCGGTAACGGCGGCCGACCAGTCCCCTACCGTGGACCTGGTCTTCATCATATATCTGGTGATAAGAAACTCCAGCAGCAGGCATGAAGCGACGCTGACTCCGAGTACCAGCAGCTCTTTCCAGCCGTAGAATACTACGGAGACGATCACTGCAGGAAGAAGAGCGATCACTACATCACGCATGAGAGAGGTCGTAGAGACCGCTGCGTGGATGTGTGGAGACGGTGAAACAAGTAATTTACTCATCTTC
This portion of the Bacteroidales bacterium WCE2008 genome encodes:
- a CDS encoding electron transport complex protein RnfD, which codes for MSKLLVSPSPHIHAAVSTTSLMRDVVIALLPAVIVSVVFYGWKELLVLGVSVASCLLLEFLITRYMMKTRSTVGDWSAAVTGVLLALNLPSTTPWWVVFIGAVVSIGVAKMTFGGLGQNVFNPALTGRVFLLVSFPTYMTHWEAPKGLFGADAVSGATPLGVVKEGLLNGDSLSTIMSEHGFNYGQMLFSSIGGSAGEISAIALLIGFVYLLVRKVIRPHITLSIWATVALVSLIFWLAAPERFTDPVFNLLTGGMILGSCYMATDYVTSPMSIKGGIVFGIGIGFITMMIRYFGSYPEGMSFAILIMNATVPLLNMWFHQKKYGRA
- a CDS encoding electron transport complex protein RnfG; its protein translation is MAVQSNLKNMVLCLTGVCLVCAAILAGVYAITKAPIDETNAKLLKEAVGAVLPEGGELSEAKSIEVGGQPSEYYTLSADGETIAYAVKSTTVGFGGPLTLMVGITADGVIYNTSVLAHTETPGLGAKCTSDEHFMAQWKGFNPSEKILKVKSQQGDVDAITASTITSKAYTLAVENALNAVKSLMEEER
- a CDS encoding electron transport complex protein RnfE, translating into MTKLQLITKGLVKDNPTFVLLLGMCPTLATTTSAINGLSMGLATLFVLVLSNMAISAIAPVVPDKVHIPVYIVVIATFVTVLQFLMQAFVPGIYATLGLFIPLIVVNCIVLGRAEAFANKNGVFDSALDGLGVGLGFTCSLTVLGAVREILGGLSVFGWKIPGTGDGMLAFVMAPGAFLCLGYLMVLFNKYVAKK
- a CDS encoding electron transport complex protein RnfA; translation: MEILLIIVSAIFVNNIVLSQFLGICPFLGVSNKLSTATGMSAAVCFVITLATLVTYLINKYLLVSFGLEFLQTIAFILVIAALVQMVEIVLKKMSPSLYQALGIFLPLITTNCAVLGVAINVVTKEFTFGQPSHMLGLGEAVLYAFATSLGYGLAMVLFSGLREHLALNSVPKAFKGVPIALVTVGILAMAFMGFSGIA
- a CDS encoding Histidine kinase, whose product is MPMIHKENRTEYVIYIILWMLALVLPPLLLSDFWPVLLSIISYLVLFLVHDLFISRLFFMKGHKTLYLLLSLILVCGFALVHYAARLRAPLPPIPQSPNAPDPFVMKIVIAVLLLAANLGSKVYFQAASDATRLRMLEKENLEHQIAYLRYQISPHFFMNTLNNIHALVDIDPEQAKLSLVELSRLMRYVLYEGNKPTIPLTKEVEFLRHYVSLMKIRYSESIAVELSLPDGDTGAEVPPLMFATFVENAFKHGVSYAKESFINVRMSVENGKIIFKCINSRNNDNPDGIKGIGLANVRQRLELIYGEKYTLHVDETPDIYEVLVIIPSNDYDTLSGNR
- a CDS encoding two component transcriptional regulator, LytTR family, whose translation is MIRCLAIDDEPLALKQVVSYISKIPYLDLVGSCRSAAEAAAILDKESVDAMFVDINMPDRSGMDFVKSLTPAPMVVFTTAYSEYAVEGYKVDAVDYLLKPFSFDDFRRAAERVKANYEINAAAVSSPDADNSLFFKTDYKIVRVNIDKIVYVEGMSEYLKIFVEGEEEPVVVLLSLKKLEDRLPADRFMRIHKSYILNLSKIREVSKGKVFVSPDVSIPIGDLYKDAFNSYLESKFMGR